A genomic stretch from Leptodactylus fuscus isolate aLepFus1 chromosome 10, aLepFus1.hap2, whole genome shotgun sequence includes:
- the LOC142219254 gene encoding histone H2B type 1-O-like, producing the protein MPDPAKSAPAPKKGSKKAVTKAQKKDGKKRKRARRESYAIYVYKVLKQVHPDTGISSKAMSIMNSFVNDVFERIAGEASRLAHYNKRSTITSREIQTSVRLLLPGELAKHAVSEGTKAVTKYTSAK; encoded by the coding sequence ATGCCTGATCCCGCCAAGTCTGCCCCAGCGCCCAAGAAGGGCTCCAAGAAAGCCGTGACCAAGgcccagaagaaggacggcaagaagcgtaagagggccaggagggagagctaTGCCATCTACGTGTACAAGGTGCTGAAGCAGGTCCACCCCGACACCGGCATTTCTTCCAAGGCCATGAGCATCATGAATTCCTTCGTCAACGACGTCTTTGAGCGCATCGCAGGAGAAGCCTCCCGCCTGGCTCACTATAACAAGcgctccaccatcacctcccgggagatccagacctccgtgcgcctgctgctgcccggagagttggccaagcacgccgtgtccgagggcaccaaggccgtcaccaagtacaccagcgccaagtaa